The following proteins are co-located in the Acidimicrobiales bacterium genome:
- a CDS encoding cytochrome c maturation protein CcmE, with the protein MDELSPDAPDPVGEPAGDDAASRLAPRVPPAARSRRRNPFALASLVLIVVALVAVVMMGLGDAAVFFRNADEAVAQRAELGDRRFRIQGLVDGDTVTDTTRGVDFVITHNGVEVTVAHEGDPPDLFQPGIPVVLEGRWARVDAPDLVAPVDALPTDDGWYFASDRFFVKHTEVYAEEHPERTDGYEGERGGSEAGPGR; encoded by the coding sequence GTGGACGAGCTGAGCCCCGACGCCCCCGATCCGGTCGGCGAGCCCGCCGGCGACGACGCCGCGTCGCGGCTGGCGCCCCGCGTCCCGCCCGCGGCCCGCAGCCGGCGCCGCAACCCCTTCGCCCTGGCGTCGCTGGTGCTCATCGTCGTCGCCCTCGTCGCCGTGGTGATGATGGGGTTGGGCGATGCCGCCGTGTTCTTCCGCAACGCCGACGAGGCGGTGGCCCAGCGCGCCGAGCTCGGCGACCGCCGCTTCCGGATCCAGGGCCTGGTCGACGGCGACACCGTCACCGACACCACCCGCGGTGTCGACTTCGTCATCACCCACAACGGTGTCGAGGTCACCGTCGCCCACGAGGGCGATCCGCCCGATCTGTTCCAGCCCGGCATCCCCGTGGTGCTCGAAGGGCGTTGGGCCCGCGTCGACGCCCCTGACCTGGTCGCGCCGGTCGACGCCCTGCCCACCGACGACGGCTGGTACTTCGCCAGCGACCGCTTCTTCGTGAAACACACCGAGGTCTACGCCGAGGAGCATCCGGAGCGCACCGACGGCTACGAGGGTGAACGCGGGGGGAGCGAGGCCGGTCCCGGCCGATGA
- a CDS encoding heme lyase CcmF/NrfE family subunit: MNAAIGSAGVILGFVASGMGALTLAVGLANRRPTLLRQGITYAALILAGALVAFVAMERALITRDFTLEYVAQVGSSLTPPLYNFASLWGALEGSILLWALVLGGYTMAVAWKFRARLTDPLVGWALFTMFLVALFFFGLMMGPANPFTTWTPPVGFDGPGPDPLLQNHPLMVVHPPMLYLGYVGFTVPFAFAIAALVTGRVGEGWLLETRRWTLFAWGFLTAGIILGAWWAYEVLGWGGYWGWDPVENASLLPWLTGTAYLHSVMVQERRGMLRVWNLSLLCATFSLTILGTFLTRSGVIESVHAFTTSAIGPLLLGFFGVIVVASVGLIGWRGDRLRSPGSIDSPLSREGAFLANNVLFGGFAFVVLLGTVFPLVVEAWNGDQLRVGEPFFERMSVPIALALLTMMAIAPALPWRKTNVETLASRLQWPAWFGTGCLLLALVLGERGLGTLAGYGLAGFAAGAAVRQIVLATRRQGWRGLVGRANGGMIVHLGVILLAVGIIASNANVVSRELRLEVGETAVVEGHTLTLVGVYEEDLPRRLRTVARIQVDGGEIHEPAMNLFRASGRAVPTPSVRTTWTNDIALSIFPVESLDDPVGIRAVYQPLIAWIWTGGALMVVGTGLAAFPGRRRRPTDPVSAPLPDTVSRQAGP; the protein is encoded by the coding sequence ATGAACGCCGCGATCGGTTCGGCAGGGGTCATCCTGGGGTTCGTGGCCTCGGGGATGGGTGCGTTGACCCTGGCGGTCGGGCTCGCCAACCGCCGGCCGACGCTGCTTCGTCAGGGGATCACCTATGCCGCCCTGATCCTCGCGGGAGCGTTGGTGGCCTTCGTCGCCATGGAGCGGGCGCTGATCACCCGCGACTTCACCCTGGAGTACGTCGCCCAGGTGGGCAGCAGCCTCACCCCGCCGCTCTACAACTTCGCCAGCCTGTGGGGAGCGCTCGAGGGCTCGATCCTCCTCTGGGCGTTGGTGCTCGGTGGATACACGATGGCGGTGGCGTGGAAGTTCCGTGCCCGGCTCACCGATCCCCTCGTCGGGTGGGCGCTGTTCACGATGTTCCTCGTGGCGCTCTTCTTCTTCGGGCTGATGATGGGCCCTGCGAACCCCTTCACCACCTGGACCCCGCCGGTCGGCTTCGACGGACCCGGCCCCGACCCGTTGCTGCAGAACCACCCGCTGATGGTGGTCCACCCGCCCATGCTCTATCTGGGCTATGTGGGCTTCACCGTGCCGTTCGCGTTCGCGATCGCCGCGCTGGTCACGGGCCGGGTGGGCGAGGGATGGTTGCTCGAGACCCGGCGCTGGACCCTCTTCGCCTGGGGGTTTCTCACCGCCGGCATCATCCTCGGTGCCTGGTGGGCCTACGAGGTGCTGGGCTGGGGCGGCTACTGGGGGTGGGATCCGGTCGAGAACGCCTCGCTGCTGCCGTGGCTCACCGGCACCGCCTACCTGCACTCGGTCATGGTCCAGGAGCGGCGCGGGATGCTGCGGGTCTGGAACCTGTCGCTGCTGTGCGCCACCTTCTCGCTCACCATCCTCGGCACGTTCCTCACCCGTTCCGGGGTCATCGAGTCGGTCCACGCCTTCACGACCTCGGCGATCGGGCCCCTGCTGCTCGGCTTCTTCGGGGTCATCGTCGTCGCCTCGGTCGGGCTGATCGGCTGGCGAGGCGACCGCCTGCGGTCGCCCGGTTCGATCGACTCGCCGTTGTCGCGCGAAGGGGCGTTCCTCGCCAACAACGTGCTCTTCGGCGGGTTCGCGTTCGTGGTCCTGCTCGGCACCGTGTTCCCGCTGGTGGTCGAGGCGTGGAACGGCGACCAGCTGCGGGTCGGAGAACCGTTCTTCGAACGTATGAGCGTGCCCATCGCCTTGGCGCTGCTCACCATGATGGCCATCGCTCCCGCGCTTCCGTGGCGCAAGACCAACGTCGAGACCCTTGCCTCACGGTTGCAGTGGCCGGCCTGGTTCGGGACCGGCTGCCTGCTGCTCGCGCTGGTGCTGGGCGAACGCGGCCTCGGCACCCTCGCCGGCTACGGGCTCGCCGGTTTCGCCGCCGGAGCAGCGGTCCGCCAGATCGTGCTCGCCACCCGCCGCCAGGGTTGGCGGGGTCTGGTCGGCCGGGCCAACGGCGGCATGATCGTGCATCTCGGCGTCATCCTCCTCGCCGTCGGCATCATCGCCTCCAACGCCAACGTCGTCAGCCGAGAGCTGCGGCTCGAGGTCGGCGAGACGGCGGTGGTCGAGGGCCACACCCTCACCCTGGTCGGGGTGTACGAGGAGGACCTGCCCCGCAGGCTTCGCACCGTTGCCCGCATCCAGGTCGACGGCGGTGAGATCCACGAGCCCGCCATGAACCTGTTCCGGGCATCCGGGCGCGCGGTGCCGACTCCCTCGGTGCGGACCACCTGGACCAACGACATCGCCTTGTCGATCTTCCCGGTCGAGTCGCTCGACGACCCCGTCGGCATCCGCGCCGTCTACCAACCGCTCATCGCCTGGATCTGGACCGGGGGCGCATTGATGGTCGTCGGCACCGGCCTCGCCGCGTTCCCCGGACGTCGGCGTCGGCCCACCGACCCGGTGTCGGCCCCGCTGCCGGATACCGTGTCTCGCCAGGCCGGCCCATGA
- a CDS encoding TlpA disulfide reductase family protein, with protein MSDDLAPHRRGHTALVSASIVGVVLVAFVALLATRDSGEREGRSPLIGGPAPAVAGTTLDGATFDLDELRGRWVLVNFFATWCPPCIVEHPELVSFHEAHADSGDVEVVSVAFQDSVDEIEAFFEEQGGEWPVLAEGVSSVAVSWGVTALPESFLVAPDGVVVHKFTGGVTYEGLQSILSQARGIPQGDGS; from the coding sequence ATGAGCGACGACCTCGCCCCCCACCGGCGCGGCCACACGGCGCTCGTCTCGGCGTCGATCGTCGGGGTCGTCCTCGTCGCCTTCGTCGCCCTCCTGGCCACCCGCGACAGCGGCGAGCGCGAAGGACGCAGTCCCCTCATCGGAGGGCCCGCGCCCGCGGTCGCCGGCACCACTCTCGACGGCGCGACCTTCGACCTCGACGAGCTTCGCGGTCGATGGGTGCTGGTCAACTTCTTCGCCACCTGGTGCCCACCGTGCATCGTCGAGCACCCTGAGCTGGTCTCGTTCCACGAGGCCCACGCCGACTCGGGCGACGTCGAGGTGGTGAGCGTCGCCTTCCAGGACTCGGTCGATGAGATCGAGGCGTTCTTCGAGGAACAGGGAGGTGAGTGGCCGGTGCTGGCCGAGGGTGTGAGCTCGGTCGCGGTGTCGTGGGGTGTCACCGCGCTGCCCGAGTCGTTCCTGGTCGCACCCGACGGGGTCGTGGTCCACAAGTTCACCGGCGGCGTGACCTACGAGGGCCTGCAATCGATCCTCTCCCAGGCCCGGGGCATTCCCCAGGGGGACGGCTCATGA
- a CDS encoding cytochrome c-type biogenesis protein CcmH, translated as MTRRRALALSWGLLGAVVVVALAIGTMSSPEPTPAERVLHLSEQFACPTCAGQSVRYSDAGISTQIRVVIAQGVEEGKTDDQILSELVQAYGPEYLLTPSASGAASLAWALPVFLAVLAVAGLAAAFWRWRPTRGEVTDDERAAVERAMRAGDPDS; from the coding sequence ATGACCCGCCGTCGCGCCCTGGCCTTGTCGTGGGGGCTGCTGGGGGCCGTGGTCGTCGTGGCGCTGGCCATCGGAACGATGTCCAGCCCCGAGCCGACACCGGCCGAGCGTGTCCTGCACCTGTCGGAGCAGTTCGCCTGTCCCACCTGTGCCGGTCAGTCGGTCCGCTACAGCGACGCCGGGATCTCCACCCAGATCCGCGTCGTGATCGCCCAGGGGGTCGAGGAGGGCAAGACCGACGACCAGATCCTGAGCGAGCTGGTGCAGGCCTACGGTCCCGAGTACCTCCTCACCCCGTCGGCATCGGGTGCAGCCAGCCTGGCGTGGGCGCTACCGGTGTTCTTGGCGGTGCTGGCCGTCGCGGGTCTTGCGGCGGCGTTCTGGCGATGGCGCCCCACCCGTGGCGAGGTCACCGACGACGAGCGCGCCGCGGTCGAGCGGGCGATGCGAGCCGGGGACCCCGACTCCTGA
- a CDS encoding phosphoglycerate mutase family protein → MRIFVVRHAEAGSRHDWTGCDRDRPLSSKGWDRANALATVLGDRGIGRLLSSPYLRCTQTFGPLASTLGLTIEDRDALAEGAPLASGIDLIEQLVADGVPAAVCSHGDVIPELLGGLARRGTLVDSSGRCPKGSVWVLTAVDGEVTQAIYTGKSERPAD, encoded by the coding sequence ATGCGGATCTTCGTCGTGCGCCACGCCGAGGCCGGGTCGCGCCACGACTGGACCGGGTGCGACCGCGATCGCCCCCTGTCGTCGAAGGGCTGGGATCGGGCCAACGCGCTGGCGACCGTGCTCGGCGACCGGGGCATCGGCCGGTTGCTGTCGAGCCCCTACCTGCGCTGCACCCAGACGTTCGGACCGCTGGCTTCCACCCTCGGGCTCACGATCGAGGACCGCGACGCGCTGGCCGAAGGGGCGCCACTCGCCTCCGGGATCGACCTCATCGAACAGCTCGTCGCCGACGGCGTCCCCGCGGCAGTGTGCTCGCACGGCGACGTGATCCCCGAGCTGCTGGGCGGGCTGGCTCGTCGGGGCACGCTGGTCGACTCCAGCGGCCGGTGCCCGAAGGGGTCGGTGTGGGTCCTCACCGCGGTGGACGGCGAGGTCACCCAGGCGATCTACACGGGCAAGAGCGAGCGACCAGCGGACTGA
- a CDS encoding DUF4397 domain-containing protein, whose protein sequence is MRKLIALIASALVISLFAAPAGAQSGATVMLLHGIPGVPVDVYVDGDVVVEGFEPAAMEDLSALAGATLENVAVVPAGGDPETEAVIELPSLDVPASGNWTVVAHLDAEGTPTLTPFENDTSTIAAGEGRVTIRHTAQAPAVDIVVGEDRPFTDLSNPNEVVADLPAGPLPAEIAAAGGDVLVSVADLLGAEPSVTAGVNTILYAVGSLEGDSFNLYVQTIDGLGAAPAAVPTGNSPVTDSTLPWALIAAGTLAVGAVALGGREVARNRA, encoded by the coding sequence ATGCGCAAGCTCATCGCCCTGATCGCGAGTGCGCTCGTGATCTCGCTCTTCGCTGCTCCCGCCGGCGCCCAGTCCGGTGCCACCGTCATGTTGCTGCACGGCATCCCCGGAGTGCCCGTAGACGTCTACGTCGACGGTGACGTCGTCGTCGAGGGATTCGAGCCCGCCGCCATGGAGGACCTCTCGGCCCTCGCCGGGGCGACCCTCGAGAACGTCGCCGTCGTGCCCGCCGGTGGCGATCCCGAGACCGAGGCCGTGATCGAGCTCCCGTCGCTGGATGTGCCCGCGTCCGGCAACTGGACCGTCGTCGCCCACCTCGATGCCGAGGGGACGCCCACGCTCACCCCGTTCGAGAACGACACCTCGACCATCGCCGCCGGTGAGGGTCGCGTGACCATCCGCCACACGGCCCAGGCGCCCGCGGTCGACATCGTCGTCGGTGAGGATCGTCCCTTCACCGATCTGTCGAACCCCAACGAGGTCGTCGCCGACCTTCCCGCCGGCCCGCTCCCCGCTGAGATCGCCGCCGCCGGCGGCGACGTGCTCGTGAGCGTCGCCGACCTCCTCGGTGCCGAGCCGTCGGTCACCGCCGGCGTGAACACCATCCTCTACGCCGTCGGCAGCCTCGAGGGCGATTCGTTCAACCTGTACGTCCAGACCATCGACGGCCTCGGTGCCGCCCCTGCCGCGGTGCCCACCGGCAACTCGCCGGTCACCGACAGCACCCTTCCCTGGGCGCTGATCGCCGCTGGCACACTCGCCGTCGGTGCGGTCGCACTCGGCGGCCGCGAGGTCGCCCGCAACCGGGCCTGA
- a CDS encoding class F sortase yields the protein MPAPLPRLAALLVAVSLVLVACGGGSGTDATEAGSIDQAGSRTGAEPGEPADSAGPRPTSELAGLIQPAGSAATLPEADGGPMPVALSFEAIGASVAPVMPVGVEANGDMEIPGTSEVGWYQHGPAPGSSGSAVLAAHISWNGRDGVFRHLTRAEPGQQFTIGYDDGSIAAYEVVAVRQYPKDQLPDDLFATSGDPQVALITCGGSFNRALDSYDDNIVAYAVPV from the coding sequence ATGCCTGCACCGCTCCCACGTCTCGCCGCCCTCCTGGTCGCGGTCTCGCTCGTCCTCGTCGCCTGTGGCGGAGGGTCGGGCACCGACGCCACCGAAGCGGGGTCCATCGACCAGGCGGGGTCCCGCACCGGCGCCGAGCCGGGTGAGCCGGCCGACTCGGCCGGACCCCGGCCGACGTCCGAGCTGGCTGGGCTCATCCAGCCGGCGGGGTCGGCGGCGACCCTGCCCGAGGCCGACGGCGGTCCCATGCCGGTCGCCTTGAGCTTCGAGGCGATCGGTGCGTCGGTCGCTCCTGTGATGCCGGTCGGTGTCGAGGCCAACGGCGACATGGAGATCCCCGGAACCAGCGAGGTCGGGTGGTACCAGCACGGACCGGCCCCGGGTTCATCGGGGTCCGCGGTGCTGGCGGCCCACATCTCCTGGAACGGCCGTGACGGCGTGTTCCGGCATCTGACCCGCGCCGAGCCCGGCCAGCAGTTCACCATCGGCTACGACGATGGCAGCATCGCCGCCTACGAGGTGGTGGCGGTACGCCAGTACCCCAAGGACCAGCTTCCCGACGACCTGTTCGCCACCTCGGGGGATCCCCAGGTGGCGCTCATCACCTGTGGCGGTTCGTTCAACCGGGCTCTCGACTCCTACGACGACAACATCGTCGCCTACGCGGTGCCCGTGTGA
- a CDS encoding cysteine desulfurase family protein encodes MTRHYLDHASTSPLRPEARAALVDALEMGLGDPGRIHEEGMTARAMVEQAREQVAVLVGARSREVVFTSGATESIAAAVWGGASRGAHQVVPAVEHSAVREQAARTGATTVVGVDQRGRVDPDEMLDAVGSDTGLVHLQWGNHEVATLQPVAEVVARCRERGVLTHVDAAQAQGHVPIDFDGLGADLMSISAHKMGGPPGVGALLVRRGLRLPALLVGGDQERARRAGHENTAAIVAFGAAAATLSDDDRLGVESTSNRRQTQRVVDEAAWIDGIEAYGDPDNRLPHIVCLAIAGVEPQPVLIGLDRVGIAVHSGSSCASESLEPSPVLEAMGVDAHRSLRVSVGWSTTDSDIDALLAALPRVIDDLRNLAG; translated from the coding sequence GTGACCCGCCACTACCTCGACCACGCCTCCACCAGTCCGCTGCGACCCGAGGCTCGGGCCGCGCTCGTCGACGCCCTCGAGATGGGGCTCGGCGACCCCGGGCGCATCCACGAAGAGGGCATGACCGCCCGGGCCATGGTCGAGCAGGCACGCGAGCAGGTGGCGGTCCTCGTCGGTGCCCGCAGCCGCGAGGTGGTGTTCACCAGCGGGGCCACCGAGTCGATCGCCGCCGCGGTGTGGGGAGGAGCGTCACGGGGAGCCCACCAAGTGGTTCCCGCCGTCGAGCACTCGGCGGTGCGCGAGCAGGCAGCCCGTACGGGCGCGACGACCGTGGTCGGCGTCGACCAGCGGGGCCGGGTCGACCCCGACGAGATGCTCGACGCCGTCGGGTCCGACACCGGCCTGGTCCACCTGCAGTGGGGCAACCACGAGGTGGCGACCCTCCAACCGGTCGCCGAGGTCGTGGCCAGATGCCGCGAGCGGGGGGTGCTCACCCACGTCGACGCCGCCCAGGCGCAGGGACACGTGCCCATCGACTTCGACGGCCTCGGAGCCGACCTCATGTCGATCAGCGCCCACAAGATGGGGGGTCCGCCGGGGGTGGGGGCCCTGCTGGTGCGTCGCGGCCTGCGCCTGCCGGCGCTGCTGGTCGGCGGAGATCAGGAACGGGCCCGTCGGGCGGGCCACGAGAACACCGCGGCGATCGTCGCCTTCGGGGCGGCGGCGGCGACCCTGTCCGACGACGACCGCCTCGGGGTCGAATCGACGTCGAATCGGCGCCAGACCCAGCGCGTGGTGGACGAGGCGGCCTGGATCGACGGGATCGAGGCCTACGGCGATCCCGACAACCGCCTGCCCCACATCGTGTGCCTCGCCATCGCGGGGGTCGAGCCCCAACCGGTGCTCATCGGTCTCGACCGGGTCGGCATCGCCGTGCACTCGGGCAGCTCGTGCGCCTCGGAGTCGCTCGAACCATCGCCGGTGCTCGAGGCGATGGGCGTCGACGCCCATCGGTCGCTCCGGGTGTCGGTCGGCTGGTCCACCACCGACTCCGACATCGACGCGCTGCTCGCCGCGCTCCCCCGCGTCATCGACGACCTGCGAAACCTGGCCGGCTGA
- a CDS encoding helix-turn-helix domain-containing protein, translating into MDREPLNPTDFASAVTAITSAFGDPTRRAIYLFAHEAPDGVTASAVAEHFDLHANVARHHLDKLAAGGYLEVTSVRAPGTGAGRPSKRYRAIAPTIDLDIAVRHDDIMVGLLGKALSRLGPEAAAEIAEEVGVEYGRHMAAAMGDTGEGQRSFRTSLHAVADALSAHGFAAHAEQHGDQLRIVSDHCPFGDAAIEHPVICAVDRGMVAGMLDTLYGTTNTEIESSVALGGEQCVTAVEA; encoded by the coding sequence GTGGACCGCGAACCCCTCAATCCGACCGACTTCGCGTCCGCCGTCACCGCCATCACCTCGGCCTTCGGCGACCCCACCCGGCGCGCCATCTACCTGTTCGCCCACGAGGCCCCCGACGGCGTCACGGCCTCTGCCGTCGCCGAGCACTTCGACCTGCACGCCAACGTGGCACGCCACCACCTCGACAAGCTCGCAGCCGGCGGGTACCTCGAGGTCACCTCGGTGCGGGCACCCGGCACGGGTGCGGGGCGTCCGTCCAAGCGCTACCGGGCCATCGCTCCCACCATCGACCTCGACATCGCGGTCCGCCACGACGACATCATGGTCGGGTTGCTGGGCAAGGCCCTCTCGCGCCTCGGCCCCGAGGCGGCGGCCGAGATCGCCGAAGAGGTCGGCGTCGAGTACGGCCGTCACATGGCCGCCGCCATGGGCGACACCGGCGAGGGCCAGCGCTCGTTCCGAACCTCCCTGCACGCGGTGGCCGACGCGCTGTCGGCACACGGGTTCGCCGCTCACGCCGAACAGCACGGCGACCAGCTCCGCATCGTGTCCGACCACTGCCCCTTCGGCGACGCCGCCATCGAGCACCCGGTCATCTGCGCGGTCGACCGCGGGATGGTCGCCGGCATGCTCGACACCCTCTACGGCACCACCAACACCGAGATCGAGTCGTCGGTGGCGCTCGGCGGCGAGCAGTGCGTCACCGCGGTCGAGGCGTGA
- a CDS encoding Mrp/NBP35 family ATP-binding protein: protein MAVTEADVVEALRPVEDPELHRSIVDLDMVRSVGIEGPDVMVQVALTVEGCPLRNEITRRVTEAVEALDGVGRCAIDFTVMTDEERAALRQKLHGDPSSSAGSHEGHGHAEGRAIPFADPSSRTRCLLVASGKGGVGKSSITTNLAIALANRGNSVAVVDADVWGFSIPKMLGVDRPPTVIDSMLVPPEVHGVRCISMGFFAEENQPVIWRGPMLHKALEQFLTDVFWDEPDFLVVDLPPGTGDISLSLAQFLPRGEVYVVTTPQPAAQRVAQRAAFMAQKVQLEVKGIIENMSWFTGDDGKRYELFGAGGGAELSRILGAPLIGQVPLVPELREGSDTGHPIVVEAPDSEAAQVFATMAETIEVSLAPTRRHHPELKIV, encoded by the coding sequence ATGGCCGTCACCGAAGCCGACGTCGTCGAGGCCCTGCGCCCGGTCGAGGACCCCGAGCTGCACCGCAGCATCGTCGATCTCGACATGGTCCGATCGGTGGGGATCGAAGGCCCCGACGTGATGGTCCAGGTCGCGTTGACGGTCGAAGGGTGTCCGCTGCGCAATGAGATCACCCGCCGGGTCACCGAGGCGGTCGAGGCGCTCGACGGGGTCGGGCGGTGCGCCATCGACTTCACCGTCATGACCGACGAGGAGCGCGCCGCGCTCCGCCAGAAGCTCCACGGTGACCCGTCGTCCAGCGCCGGCTCCCACGAGGGCCACGGACACGCCGAAGGTCGGGCCATCCCCTTCGCCGACCCCAGCTCGCGCACCCGCTGCCTGCTGGTCGCGTCGGGCAAGGGGGGCGTGGGGAAGTCCTCGATCACCACCAACCTCGCCATCGCGCTGGCCAATCGTGGCAACTCGGTGGCGGTGGTGGACGCTGACGTGTGGGGGTTCTCGATCCCCAAGATGCTCGGCGTCGACCGGCCGCCCACGGTCATCGACTCCATGCTCGTGCCCCCCGAGGTGCATGGTGTGCGGTGCATCTCGATGGGCTTCTTCGCCGAGGAGAACCAGCCCGTCATCTGGCGGGGCCCCATGCTCCACAAGGCGCTCGAGCAGTTCCTCACCGACGTGTTCTGGGACGAGCCCGACTTCCTCGTCGTCGATCTCCCGCCGGGCACCGGCGACATCTCGCTGTCGCTGGCCCAGTTCCTGCCCCGCGGCGAGGTCTATGTGGTGACCACGCCCCAGCCCGCCGCCCAGCGGGTGGCCCAGCGAGCCGCGTTCATGGCCCAGAAGGTGCAGCTCGAGGTGAAGGGCATCATCGAGAACATGTCGTGGTTCACCGGCGACGACGGCAAGCGCTACGAGCTGTTCGGAGCCGGTGGAGGCGCCGAGCTCTCCCGGATCCTCGGCGCACCCCTCATCGGTCAGGTGCCGTTGGTTCCCGAGCTCCGCGAAGGAAGCGACACCGGCCACCCGATCGTCGTCGAGGCCCCCGACAGCGAAGCGGCCCAGGTGTTTGCCACCATGGCCGAGACCATCGAGGTCTCGCTGGCGCCCACCCGCCGCCACCATCCCGAGCTCAAGATCGTCTGA
- a CDS encoding DUF3107 domain-containing protein: MDVRIGVSQAREVEVELAEDTDAGELRAHIERTLAEEGSVLWLTDRRGRQVAVPTAKIAYVEIGSPSDSRRIGFGG; this comes from the coding sequence GTGGACGTCCGCATCGGGGTCAGTCAGGCCCGTGAAGTCGAAGTCGAGCTGGCCGAGGACACCGATGCCGGTGAGCTTCGGGCCCACATCGAACGGACCCTCGCCGAGGAGGGCTCGGTGCTCTGGCTCACCGATCGTCGTGGTCGCCAGGTGGCGGTGCCCACCGCCAAGATCGCCTACGTCGAGATCGGCAGCCCCAGCGACTCACGCCGCATCGGGTTCGGGGGCTAG
- a CDS encoding ArsA-related P-loop ATPase translates to MAQVPDVAVDLLDRRLLFVTGKGGVGKTAISAAIASLAAARGQRTLVCEVDAKGDLARFFETGPTSFEPREVQPRLHLMTLTTEESLREYLKLHVRLPLIARIGPLARSFDFVANAAPGVREILTVGKVAWEVREDHYDLVVVDASASGHVVAQLGAPEAIEELVKVGVVREQTGWMQDILHDPDRTGVVIVSTPEEMPVVETIELAERLRTQTKVALAAVVANRVLPELFGHREQERFEQMRTPEHREAIAEAVEATGGSPAPPADAAVVGAVLDAAELAVQLRRARATHLTALREGLDRDIPLLMVPELFTRTHGARATSRVADALEDELGY, encoded by the coding sequence GTGGCGCAGGTCCCTGACGTGGCCGTCGACCTGCTCGACCGTCGCCTGCTGTTCGTCACCGGAAAGGGTGGCGTCGGCAAGACGGCGATCAGCGCCGCCATCGCCTCGCTGGCCGCGGCCCGGGGCCAGCGAACGTTGGTGTGCGAGGTCGACGCCAAGGGCGATCTGGCCCGCTTCTTCGAGACCGGTCCCACCAGCTTCGAACCCCGCGAGGTGCAGCCCCGACTGCACCTGATGACCCTCACCACCGAGGAGTCGCTGCGCGAGTACCTCAAGTTGCACGTCCGCCTTCCGCTGATCGCCCGCATCGGGCCGCTGGCCCGCAGCTTCGACTTCGTCGCCAACGCCGCTCCGGGCGTCCGCGAGATCCTCACCGTGGGCAAGGTCGCCTGGGAGGTGCGCGAGGACCACTACGACCTGGTGGTGGTCGACGCGTCGGCCAGCGGACACGTCGTCGCCCAGCTGGGCGCGCCCGAGGCCATCGAGGAGCTGGTCAAGGTCGGTGTGGTGAGGGAGCAGACCGGATGGATGCAGGACATCCTGCACGACCCGGATCGCACGGGCGTGGTGATCGTCAGCACCCCCGAGGAGATGCCGGTGGTCGAGACGATCGAGCTCGCCGAGCGACTGCGCACCCAGACCAAGGTGGCGCTGGCGGCGGTGGTGGCCAACCGGGTGCTGCCCGAGCTGTTCGGCCACCGCGAGCAGGAACGCTTCGAGCAGATGCGGACCCCCGAACACCGCGAGGCCATCGCCGAGGCGGTGGAAGCCACCGGTGGATCGCCGGCACCTCCTGCCGACGCCGCGGTCGTCGGTGCGGTGCTCGACGCGGCCGAGTTGGCTGTTCAGCTGCGGCGGGCCCGGGCCACCCATCTCACGGCGTTGCGTGAGGGTCTCGACCGCGACATCCCGCTGCTGATGGTGCCCGAGTTGTTCACCCGGACCCACGGAGCCAGGGCCACCTCGCGGGTTGCCGACGCCCTCGAGGACGAGCTGGGGTACTGA